The Helicobacter sp. 11S03491-1 genome includes a region encoding these proteins:
- a CDS encoding L-lactate permease, whose amino-acid sequence MNDVYAQTYNPFDNIWLSAFVAFLPILLFFVSLIIFKLKGHVAGFLTVVLAALISIFIYGMPFDMVASAFGYGFLYGLWPIAWIIVAAIFLYKLSVKSGYFDILRESILSITPDHRILVILIGFCFGAFLEGAIGFGGPVAITAAILVGLGLRPLYAAGLCMIANTAPVAFGAVGIPIIAMAGVVNVPALDISAMTGRILPPLTIFIPFFIVFLMDGWRGIKETFPVVLVAALSFAIVQFFSSNHLGPELPDIISAIVSIIATTIFLKFWQPKRIFRTDGNENMTQHSKHHICKVLLAWAPFVMLIITIIIWTQPWFKELFKPGGVLSFTTFSFEFNSISEKIIKTAPIAVEGQSPTTKIIFSLPLIGTTGTSIFAAAIISIFILRVKAKDALSVFGETLNEMKFPILTIGLVLAFAYISNYSGISATLALALASTGSAFTFFSPIIGWIGVFLTGSDTSSNLLFGSLQQLTARQLGIPEVLFLAANSVGGVVGKMISPQSIAVACAAVGLVGRESELFRFTVKYSILLVIAIGIITTLIAYVFPQIIPAG is encoded by the coding sequence ATGAATGATGTTTATGCGCAAACTTATAACCCATTTGACAATATTTGGTTAAGTGCTTTTGTAGCTTTTTTGCCTATATTATTATTTTTTGTTTCACTAATTATTTTTAAACTTAAAGGTCATGTAGCAGGATTTTTAACCGTTGTTCTTGCTGCACTCATTTCAATCTTTATTTATGGAATGCCTTTTGATATGGTCGCTTCTGCTTTTGGATATGGCTTTTTATATGGCTTATGGCCAATTGCTTGGATAATTGTAGCTGCTATTTTTCTTTATAAATTGTCTGTCAAATCAGGATATTTTGATATTTTAAGAGAAAGCATTCTTTCAATTACCCCCGATCATAGAATTTTAGTAATTCTTATTGGTTTTTGTTTTGGAGCTTTTTTAGAAGGCGCTATTGGATTTGGAGGTCCGGTAGCTATCACAGCTGCCATTCTCGTGGGATTAGGATTGCGTCCTTTATACGCAGCAGGTCTTTGTATGATTGCCAATACAGCACCTGTTGCTTTTGGAGCTGTAGGCATACCTATTATTGCAATGGCAGGAGTTGTGAATGTTCCGGCACTTGATATTTCAGCAATGACAGGACGTATATTGCCCCCTCTTACAATATTCATTCCATTCTTTATCGTTTTTTTAATGGACGGATGGCGAGGGATTAAAGAAACTTTTCCGGTTGTGTTGGTAGCTGCGCTCTCTTTTGCAATTGTGCAATTTTTCAGCTCCAACCATTTAGGACCTGAACTTCCTGATATTATCTCTGCAATAGTCTCAATCATCGCCACTACTATTTTCTTAAAATTTTGGCAACCCAAAAGAATCTTCCGCACTGATGGTAATGAAAATATGACGCAACATTCCAAACACCATATTTGCAAAGTATTGTTGGCATGGGCTCCTTTTGTCATGTTGATTATCACAATTATAATTTGGACACAGCCTTGGTTTAAAGAACTTTTCAAGCCTGGCGGAGTATTGTCATTTACAACTTTTAGTTTTGAATTCAACTCTATTAGTGAAAAAATTATAAAAACTGCTCCTATTGCTGTAGAAGGGCAATCACCCACTACAAAAATCATTTTTTCTCTTCCTTTGATTGGAACTACAGGAACTTCTATTTTTGCAGCAGCCATTATTAGCATTTTTATTCTTCGAGTAAAAGCCAAAGATGCCCTCAGTGTCTTTGGAGAAACATTAAATGAAATGAAATTCCCTATTCTTACTATTGGTCTTGTGCTTGCATTTGCTTATATTTCAAACTATAGTGGTATATCTGCCACCCTAGCACTTGCTTTAGCAAGCACAGGGAGTGCATTTACTTTCTTTTCACCCATTATTGGATGGATTGGAGTATTTTTGACAGGAAGCGATACAAGCTCAAACCTACTTTTTGGCTCACTCCAACAACTCACAGCTCGTCAATTAGGAATCCCTGAAGTATTATTTTTAGCTGCTAATTCTGTAGGAGGTGTTGTAGGCAAGATGATTAGCCCCCAAAGTATTGCAGTAGCTTGCGCTGCTGTTGGACTTGTAGGGAGAGAATCAGAACTCTTTAGGTTCACTGTAAAATATTCTATTTTGCTAGTAATTGCTATTGGAATTATTACTACTCTTATCGCTTATGTTTTCCCCCAAATCATCCCCGCAGGATAA
- a CDS encoding AI-2E family transporter, whose product MRPIYFFWIVFAISVYWMAYLYQDFLMNLLIAGLLCVATFWLKDFFGRYIKNEILNSFCCVIVLLAFLIVPLYFVGHRSIGFIVGLDMDSFSSFVDKTKQFIIGIFEYFPVLSSGIKKSLANISAQSIMTYAIHFSSYIGKYSLSFLINTGFIVVFLFFFFYYGRRIYNYILQLLPFEISQSKAVFREINGVLRVVFLTSIINVILQGFAFGIAVVWLGYDGFLLGVLYGLTSLIPVIGGALLWLPIAGYEIYLGNVGIAIFIGVYSLVFIGFVIDNLIKPIIIAFIKQKILKTPLQINEILIFFSILAGFSTFGFWGIVVGPTITAFFIALLRLYQSNFSHKNP is encoded by the coding sequence GTGCGTCCGATATATTTTTTCTGGATTGTTTTTGCCATCAGTGTTTATTGGATGGCTTATTTATACCAAGATTTTTTAATGAATCTTTTGATAGCGGGACTTTTGTGTGTCGCTACTTTTTGGCTCAAAGATTTTTTTGGGCGTTATATTAAAAATGAGATTTTAAATTCTTTTTGCTGTGTGATTGTGCTTTTGGCTTTTTTGATTGTGCCCCTTTATTTTGTGGGGCACAGGAGTATCGGGTTTATTGTTGGGCTTGATATGGATAGTTTTTCTTCTTTTGTTGATAAAACAAAGCAATTCATTATCGGTATTTTTGAATATTTTCCTGTTTTAAGTTCCGGTATCAAAAAATCTCTTGCAAATATTTCTGCTCAATCTATCATGACTTATGCAATTCATTTTAGTAGCTATATTGGCAAATATAGTTTGAGTTTTTTAATCAATACCGGTTTTATCGTGGTATTTTTATTTTTCTTTTTTTATTATGGTCGTCGGATTTATAATTATATACTGCAATTATTGCCTTTTGAAATTTCCCAAAGCAAAGCAGTTTTTAGGGAAATAAACGGAGTATTGCGCGTGGTGTTTTTAACTTCTATTATTAATGTTATTTTGCAAGGGTTTGCTTTTGGAATTGCTGTTGTTTGGTTGGGCTATGATGGATTTTTGTTAGGCGTGCTTTATGGATTGACATCTTTGATCCCTGTTATTGGAGGGGCATTATTATGGCTACCTATCGCAGGATATGAGATTTATTTAGGAAATGTTGGCATAGCTATTTTTATTGGCGTGTATTCATTGGTTTTTATAGGATTTGTGATTGATAATCTTATCAAGCCTATTATCATCGCTTTTATTAAACAAAAAATTTTAAAAACTCCTCTGCAAATTAATGAAATTTTGATTTTCTTTTCTATCTTGGCCGGATTTTCTACATTTGGTTTTTGGGGAATTGTTGTGGGACCTACAATTACAGCATTTTTTATCGCATTGCTTAGATTATATCAGAGTAATTTTTCTCATAAAAATCCCTAA
- a CDS encoding DinB family protein: protein MKEILRLHARYNKNANKGMIECLKKLSPGEFNKDVELYYKSIAGAFEHALALDALVFGNVYAKYSIKPLDNKSIVSIAGPNMTINEPIKSDMDKLFQARIKVDDFIVELIENIDDFSKVEVLEFPGIKFEKPIYQLLISILTHDTHHRGQIAGALDRMKIENDFNGMLGV from the coding sequence ATGAAAGAGATACTTAGGTTGCATGCAAGATATAATAAAAATGCAAATAAAGGGATGATAGAGTGTCTTAAAAAATTAAGCCCCGGTGAATTTAATAAAGATGTGGAGCTTTATTATAAATCTATAGCCGGAGCTTTTGAACATGCCTTAGCTTTAGATGCTCTTGTTTTTGGTAATGTTTATGCAAAATACAGCATAAAACCATTGGATAACAAATCAATTGTTTCTATTGCCGGTCCTAATATGACTATCAATGAACCTATCAAATCAGACATGGATAAATTATTTCAAGCAAGGATAAAAGTAGATGATTTCATTGTTGAATTAATCGAAAATATTGATGATTTTTCTAAAGTTGAGGTTTTGGAATTTCCTGGAATTAAATTTGAAAAACCTATTTATCAGCTTTTAATTTCCATTCTTACTCATGATACTCATCATAGGGGACAAATTGCCGGAGCATTAGATAGGATGAAAATTGAAAATGACTTCAATGGAATGTTAGGGGTTTAG